A genome region from Coleofasciculaceae cyanobacterium includes the following:
- a CDS encoding ABC transporter ATP-binding protein: protein MQESIRLDQVSLWRRTQEEFSYDLKRTLLSFLEGKYHHPAKKIVLDNVNLTIERGEKIGIIGANGSGKSTMLKIISGILQPTSGTVRVKGKIAPLIELGAGFDTELAVIDNIILYGVMLGYSQAEMKARAKFILEFAELENYALVPVKGLSSGMTARLGFAIATDVKPDILILDEVLSVGDVSFKNKCSQKMEEFWQDHVTVLLVSHSMELIRKNCHKTIWMEQGRIKMIGAADNVVDEYLRCVAPDAEIPQSVMTSG from the coding sequence ATGCAAGAATCGATTAGATTAGATCAAGTGTCTTTATGGCGCAGAACTCAAGAGGAGTTCTCTTACGATCTTAAAAGAACTTTGCTTTCTTTCTTAGAAGGTAAATATCATCATCCTGCCAAAAAAATTGTTTTAGATAACGTTAATCTTACTATTGAGCGTGGGGAGAAGATTGGCATTATTGGCGCTAATGGTTCGGGCAAATCTACCATGCTTAAGATAATTTCAGGTATTCTCCAGCCTACTTCTGGCACAGTCAGAGTTAAGGGAAAAATTGCCCCTTTAATCGAGCTTGGCGCTGGGTTTGACACTGAACTAGCGGTTATAGATAATATTATTCTTTACGGAGTAATGCTGGGCTATTCTCAAGCAGAAATGAAGGCCAGAGCTAAATTTATCTTAGAATTTGCTGAATTAGAAAATTATGCCCTGGTGCCTGTCAAGGGATTGTCTTCAGGGATGACTGCCCGTTTAGGATTTGCGATCGCTACCGACGTAAAACCAGACATTCTGATTCTGGATGAAGTGTTATCCGTAGGAGATGTCAGCTTTAAAAATAAGTGTAGCCAGAAAATGGAAGAGTTTTGGCAAGATCATGTTACGGTGCTGCTCGTTTCTCACTCGATGGAATTAATTCGCAAAAATTGCCACAAAACTATCTGGATGGAGCAGGGACGAATCAAAATGATTGGGGCAGCCGATAATGTAGTAGATGAATACTTAAGATGCGTTGCTCCAGATGCAGAAATTCCTCAGTCAGTAATGACTTCGGGTTAA
- a CDS encoding ATP-binding cassette domain-containing protein, producing the protein MAAAVLIENLQKSYGDIQAVKDISFTVEPGEIFGLLGPNGAGKTTIIRCLCTLAKPDNGKIEVGGISAIASPKAVRQRLGYVAQEVAIDKVLTGRELLKLQAALYHLPKSTISDRTEQLIEVLGLQEYADKKTGTYSGGIRKRLDLAAGLLHQPEVLVLDEPTVGLDIESRMVVWKFLRELQAAGTTVLITSHYLEEIDALADRLAIIDRGVVIDEGTPSQLKDKLGGDRVTLRIREFTSEVEADKAKHILESLPFVEEVIINSVQGNSLNLIVKSGQSSLSQIEQSLAEVELPTFSLAQSRPSLDDVYLAATGQTIMDAQLAAASTRDLKKEKKQQMK; encoded by the coding sequence ATGGCTGCTGCCGTTTTAATCGAAAACCTACAAAAAAGCTATGGCGATATCCAAGCGGTAAAAGATATTTCTTTTACAGTTGAGCCAGGCGAGATCTTCGGTCTATTAGGCCCAAACGGTGCGGGCAAAACCACCATTATTCGCTGTTTGTGTACACTTGCTAAACCTGACAATGGCAAAATTGAGGTAGGGGGAATTAGCGCGATCGCATCGCCGAAAGCGGTACGGCAAAGGCTAGGTTATGTGGCTCAGGAAGTAGCGATTGATAAGGTATTGACGGGAAGAGAATTATTGAAGCTACAGGCAGCACTATATCATCTACCTAAATCAACAATTAGCGATCGCACAGAGCAGCTAATCGAAGTGTTAGGACTCCAGGAATATGCGGATAAGAAAACAGGCACGTATTCTGGGGGAATTCGTAAACGTCTAGATTTAGCAGCAGGATTACTACATCAGCCTGAGGTATTAGTTTTAGACGAGCCTACTGTTGGTCTAGATATCGAAAGCCGTATGGTAGTGTGGAAGTTTTTACGAGAGTTGCAAGCCGCAGGGACAACTGTACTGATTACCAGCCATTACCTAGAAGAAATTGATGCTCTAGCCGATCGCCTGGCAATTATCGATCGAGGAGTAGTAATTGATGAGGGAACACCATCGCAATTGAAAGACAAGCTGGGGGGCGATCGGGTAACTTTAAGGATTCGAGAATTCACCTCAGAGGTCGAAGCAGATAAAGCCAAACATATTTTAGAATCTTTACCTTTTGTCGAAGAAGTAATTATTAACTCTGTTCAGGGCAATTCCCTTAACTTAATTGTCAAATCTGGTCAGAGTTCACTCAGTCAAATTGAGCAGTCCTTGGCAGAAGTCGAGCTACCTACCTTTAGTCTAGCGCAGTCTCGTCCAAGCCTTGATGATGTATATCTGGCAGCAACAGGGCAAACCATTATGGATGCACAATTAGCAGCAGCTAGCACCAGAGATCTCAAAAAAGAGAAAAAACAGCAAATGAAATAA
- a CDS encoding ArsA family ATPase: protein MSSIVTFLGKGGTGRTISAIATAKKLAKEGKKVLLLAQDSSPAFGMALGTTPTTEPQEISANFAAMQLNSAVLLENSWEQVKQLEAQYLRSPILKKVYGQELGILPGMDRALALNKIREYYQSDRYDVIIYDGTGGIDTLRMLGMPEILSWYFRRFRGIFAESDIVKTLSPFVQPITSAVLNTSWTANDIQGNTNNPATQMLEEGTAALSKGNVIAYLVTTPDPAAVATAKYLWGSAQQVNLGVAGVLVTQAETIDSITTEFAPLKVISLPQYDGSNWQPLVDGLPAMVESVDIPQATEFIISERKIKVFLPGLDKKDVKLTQYGPEITIEAGDQRRNITLPPAWRGNSVTGAKFANGYLEVTVG from the coding sequence ATGTCATCGATCGTCACCTTTTTGGGTAAAGGCGGTACGGGTCGCACCATTAGCGCGATCGCAACTGCTAAAAAGCTAGCTAAAGAAGGCAAAAAAGTTCTCTTGCTCGCTCAGGATTCTAGTCCTGCTTTTGGTATGGCATTAGGAACAACTCCTACTACTGAACCGCAAGAGATTAGCGCTAATTTTGCCGCCATGCAATTAAATTCTGCTGTCTTACTAGAAAATAGCTGGGAACAGGTTAAGCAACTAGAAGCCCAATACTTGCGATCGCCAATTCTTAAAAAGGTATATGGTCAAGAGTTGGGTATTTTGCCAGGAATGGATCGAGCATTAGCTCTCAATAAAATCCGCGAATATTATCAAAGCGATCGATACGACGTAATTATCTATGATGGTACGGGGGGAATCGACACCCTTAGAATGTTGGGAATGCCAGAAATATTAAGCTGGTATTTCCGTCGCTTCCGAGGCATCTTTGCCGAATCTGATATTGTGAAAACTCTTTCTCCTTTTGTTCAGCCAATAACCAGTGCGGTACTAAATACATCATGGACAGCGAACGACATTCAAGGAAATACTAATAACCCTGCAACTCAGATGCTAGAAGAAGGAACAGCAGCCTTGAGCAAGGGAAACGTTATTGCCTATCTGGTAACTACTCCAGACCCCGCAGCAGTAGCAACAGCAAAGTATCTCTGGGGCAGCGCCCAACAAGTTAATTTAGGTGTGGCTGGAGTTTTAGTCACTCAAGCAGAGACTATAGACTCGATAACGACTGAATTTGCTCCTTTGAAAGTTATTTCTTTGCCTCAATACGACGGTAGCAACTGGCAGCCTCTAGTTGATGGACTACCTGCTATGGTGGAGAGCGTCGATATACCTCAAGCAACGGAATTCATCATATCAGAGCGCAAAATTAAAGTTTTTCTCCCAGGACTTGACAAAAAAGATGTCAAGCTGACTCAATATGGTCCTGAAATTACCATTGAGGCTGGAGATCAAAGACGCAATATTACCCTGCCTCCTGCTTGGCGTGGTAATTCTGTGACAGGTGCAAAATTTGCTAATGGTTACTTGGAAGTAACGGTAGGATAG
- a CDS encoding ABC transporter permease, with product MSQSISSGKIKSALAPNPSISRHNEQSSSLSDFIQETLALTQRLFIQLQRRPSTLVAGVIQPFMWLILFGALFSKAPANLFGNDLSYAKFLAPGLIVFAAFSGALNAGLPVMFDREFGFLNRLLVAPLSSRYSIVAASTIYIIALSFIQTAVIVLASAILGAGLPGIIGISAIALIVFLIVLGVTALSLGLAFALPGHIELIAVIFVTNLPLLFASTALAPLSFMAGWLQVIASLNPLTYAIEPIRYIYGHGDWAINSIVFNTPWFGFSFGAVILVLLAFDALVLLTIQPLLRRRFA from the coding sequence ATGAGTCAGTCTATTTCCAGTGGCAAAATTAAATCTGCATTAGCCCCTAATCCTAGTATTAGCAGACACAACGAGCAAAGCAGTTCCTTGAGTGATTTTATTCAAGAAACATTAGCCCTTACTCAACGTCTATTTATTCAACTGCAACGTCGTCCTTCGACTTTGGTTGCGGGAGTAATTCAGCCATTTATGTGGCTAATTCTTTTTGGCGCACTGTTTAGCAAAGCACCAGCCAATTTATTTGGTAACGATTTAAGCTACGCCAAATTTCTGGCACCAGGCTTGATTGTATTTGCAGCTTTTTCTGGGGCTTTAAATGCAGGACTACCCGTAATGTTTGACCGTGAATTTGGTTTTTTGAACCGTTTACTAGTTGCGCCATTATCATCTCGCTACTCAATTGTCGCAGCTTCGACAATTTATATTATTGCTTTGAGCTTTATTCAAACCGCAGTGATTGTCTTGGCTAGTGCTATTTTAGGAGCAGGATTACCAGGAATTATTGGCATAAGCGCGATCGCTTTAATTGTCTTTTTAATTGTTTTAGGAGTTACCGCCTTAAGTCTAGGCTTGGCTTTTGCCTTACCTGGTCATATTGAACTAATTGCGGTAATTTTTGTGACTAACCTGCCTCTGCTATTTGCTAGTACTGCCCTGGCACCGCTTAGCTTTATGGCCGGATGGCTACAGGTAATTGCTAGTCTTAATCCTTTAACCTATGCGATCGAACCAATTCGCTATATCTATGGTCATGGAGATTGGGCAATTAATAGTATCGTGTTTAATACTCCCTGGTTTGGTTTTAGTTTTGGTGCTGTTATCTTAGTATTACTGGCTTTCGATGCTTTAGTCTTACTGACAATTCAGCCACTATTACGTCGCCGTTTTGCCTAA
- a CDS encoding glycosyltransferase → MMDANAEPNVGVIIPTYNCDRYIVQAVESVLQQEECTYEIIVIDDGSTDSTEQVLEPYSDRIRYLKQNNSGVAAARNHGIAEAKANLIAFLDADDYFLPGKLARQAEILLKRPDLGMVHSGWQRVDERGNKLLDVCPWEQIPELNLETWLRWKPVLPSAMMFRREWLQYVGGFDSRFPPAEDTNLVLKLALKGCKTAWLREITVCYRQHESSAMQKGLPQARSLLAVTDDFFNQPNLPPEIRLMEQSVRHGTLVWIAWYLYYTKHQAEMIEYLQQAWDYRTSSGSETLITWIESFAEFARNWGVNFNVNDLTSSKEWQELVQWMCKNTSPINQTTIHYS, encoded by the coding sequence ATGATGGATGCCAATGCCGAACCCAATGTTGGCGTAATTATTCCCACTTATAATTGCGATCGCTATATTGTCCAAGCGGTTGAAAGCGTACTGCAACAAGAAGAATGTACCTACGAAATAATTGTTATTGATGATGGTTCAACTGACTCGACAGAGCAAGTATTAGAGCCATATAGCGATCGCATTCGCTATCTTAAACAAAATAATTCAGGTGTAGCAGCAGCTCGCAATCATGGCATAGCAGAAGCCAAAGCTAATTTAATTGCCTTTTTAGATGCTGACGATTATTTTTTACCGGGAAAATTAGCTCGCCAAGCAGAAATTTTACTCAAGCGTCCCGATTTAGGTATGGTTCATAGCGGTTGGCAGCGAGTAGACGAGCGCGGCAACAAACTATTAGATGTATGTCCTTGGGAGCAAATTCCCGAACTAAATCTAGAAACCTGGCTACGTTGGAAGCCTGTTTTACCCAGTGCCATGATGTTTCGTCGAGAATGGTTGCAGTATGTTGGCGGATTCGATTCTCGTTTTCCTCCTGCTGAAGATACTAATTTGGTCTTAAAACTAGCTTTGAAAGGATGTAAAACAGCTTGGCTACGGGAAATAACAGTTTGCTACCGTCAGCATGAATCAAGTGCGATGCAAAAGGGGTTGCCTCAGGCTCGTTCTTTGTTAGCAGTTACTGATGACTTTTTTAATCAACCAAACTTACCACCAGAAATTAGATTAATGGAGCAATCTGTACGTCATGGTACATTAGTTTGGATTGCTTGGTATCTTTATTACACAAAACATCAGGCAGAAATGATTGAGTATCTCCAACAGGCTTGGGATTACCGTACTAGTTCTGGGAGCGAAACTTTAATAACCTGGATCGAAAGTTTTGCTGAATTTGCGCGCAATTGGGGAGTTAATTTCAACGTTAATGATTTGACCAGCTCAAAAGAATGGCAAGAGCTGGTTCAGTGGATGTGTAAGAACACTAGCCCAATTAACCAAACAACGATTCATTATTCATGA
- a CDS encoding DUF2862 domain-containing protein, producing the protein MEIGQKVKVYRLRDRVNRNVAGTLGKVGIIKEYKMTDGSGVGVVVQFDDRRSTWFFEDEIKPVN; encoded by the coding sequence ATGGAAATCGGGCAAAAAGTAAAAGTTTATCGCCTTAGAGATCGAGTAAATAGAAACGTTGCCGGAACGTTAGGTAAAGTAGGCATTATTAAAGAATATAAAATGACTGACGGCAGTGGGGTTGGCGTAGTTGTTCAATTTGACGATCGCCGCTCTACTTGGTTTTTTGAAGATGAAATTAAGCCCGTAAACTAG
- a CDS encoding MltA domain-containing protein: MKKSILILGLSLGMVAVNSWGQVAAVPLRQISPEKLKYVGLDDRLGDNQADLEKRTLCHWQSDPNCPALKPIKTSGWDESQRQALLKAVDYSLDYLITPKAVESYHQQASTEFNLKRVKRSLLRFKELLLTTESPAALEQAVKQEFAFYQSVGKDGQGKVEFTGYFEPTYRASRVRTAQYRYPLYRKPASFNRWSHPHPTRAQLEGNDGLNGNKSILKGHQLVWLSDRLEAFLVQVQGSARLKMTDGTTMTVGYDGTTNYPYVSIGGELVKDGVFEPEELSLPKLLNYFVVNPQQLDKYLTRNNRFIFFRETAGKPPTGSLGVPVTGDRSIATDKSIMPPGALALIVASIPDVETTGEIDSQVKVVSRYVLDQDTGSAIKGAGRVDLFLGSGEVAGARAGLLNCSGNLFYLLLK; the protein is encoded by the coding sequence ATGAAAAAATCAATTTTGATCTTGGGTTTGAGTTTAGGTATGGTCGCCGTTAACTCTTGGGGGCAAGTAGCTGCTGTTCCCCTGCGCCAAATTTCACCAGAAAAACTCAAATATGTTGGCTTAGATGATCGATTGGGCGACAACCAGGCTGATTTAGAAAAACGTACTTTATGTCACTGGCAGAGCGATCCTAACTGTCCTGCGCTTAAACCAATCAAAACCTCAGGTTGGGACGAGTCTCAACGTCAGGCTTTACTAAAGGCGGTAGATTATAGTCTTGATTATTTAATTACGCCAAAGGCAGTTGAAAGCTATCATCAACAAGCTAGTACTGAATTTAATTTAAAGCGGGTTAAGCGATCGCTTCTACGATTCAAAGAGTTGTTATTAACTACTGAGTCTCCCGCAGCATTAGAACAAGCGGTTAAACAAGAATTTGCCTTTTATCAATCTGTAGGCAAAGATGGACAAGGCAAAGTGGAGTTTACGGGTTACTTTGAACCGACCTACAGGGCTAGTCGGGTTCGTACTGCCCAATACCGCTATCCTCTGTATCGTAAACCAGCTAGCTTTAATCGTTGGTCACATCCTCATCCTACCCGCGCTCAGTTAGAAGGTAATGATGGTTTAAATGGCAATAAAAGCATTTTAAAGGGTCATCAGCTGGTTTGGTTAAGCGATCGCTTAGAAGCTTTTTTAGTTCAGGTACAGGGGTCAGCTAGGCTAAAAATGACTGATGGTACAACGATGACCGTAGGCTACGATGGTACAACTAATTATCCTTATGTCAGTATTGGTGGTGAACTAGTAAAAGATGGTGTGTTTGAGCCAGAAGAATTGAGCTTACCGAAACTACTAAACTATTTTGTAGTCAATCCTCAACAGTTAGACAAGTATCTGACTCGCAACAACCGATTTATTTTCTTCCGCGAAACCGCTGGTAAACCGCCCACTGGTAGTTTGGGTGTTCCCGTTACAGGCGATCGCTCGATTGCTACGGATAAATCGATCATGCCCCCTGGTGCATTAGCTTTGATTGTTGCTTCTATTCCCGATGTCGAGACAACAGGCGAAATTGATTCTCAAGTAAAAGTAGTCAGTCGCTATGTCTTAGATCAGGATACAGGAAGCGCCATTAAAGGTGCAGGCAGAGTCGATCTTTTCTTGGGGAGTGGAGAGGTTGCTGGAGCAAGAGCAGGACTACTTAATTGTAGTGGTAATTTATTCTATTTGTTGCTCAAGTAG
- a CDS encoding ABC transporter permease: MVTSIPKNLRNHQLSWYRELLIVLIRRNLKRRYRGSFLGIYWSLLNPLVMTALYTAIFGTTFAQYYNNSALNYVLAAFTGLIVINFFSASTAQALASVVENGSIVNKIRLPLFVFPLSTIGANIFQLLMGAFPLLVVITLIISKSLINVAALLLPITGLILVCTGIGMLMSALYVFFRDLSYFYELLTFLLWISSPIFYPVDIVPEAVSRFLVFNPILPIIESIRQISLSGDVPDLTLIAHSLSSGVIVLVIGTVAFSNWRSQFMDLL; this comes from the coding sequence ATGGTGACATCTATTCCCAAAAATCTGCGAAATCACCAATTATCCTGGTATCGCGAATTATTAATTGTTTTGATTAGGCGTAACCTAAAAAGAAGATATCGCGGCTCTTTTTTAGGTATCTACTGGTCTTTATTAAATCCTTTGGTAATGACGGCATTGTATACGGCAATTTTTGGTACTACTTTTGCCCAGTACTATAACAACTCCGCTCTTAATTACGTTTTAGCTGCCTTTACTGGTCTAATAGTAATCAATTTCTTTTCTGCTTCCACGGCTCAAGCACTTGCCAGCGTAGTAGAAAATGGCTCAATAGTTAATAAGATTCGCTTACCATTATTTGTTTTTCCCCTGTCTACTATTGGGGCTAACATTTTTCAATTACTAATGGGCGCTTTCCCTTTACTAGTTGTAATCACCCTAATTATTTCTAAAAGTCTGATTAATGTAGCTGCTTTACTGTTACCCATAACAGGTCTAATTTTGGTTTGCACGGGAATTGGCATGCTGATGAGTGCGCTCTATGTATTTTTCCGTGACTTATCCTATTTTTATGAGTTACTGACCTTTTTATTGTGGATTAGCTCACCAATTTTTTATCCAGTTGATATTGTTCCTGAAGCTGTCAGCCGATTTTTAGTTTTCAATCCGATCTTACCCATTATTGAAAGTATTCGTCAGATTTCTCTGTCAGGAGATGTACCCGACTTGACTTTGATTGCTCACAGTTTAAGTAGTGGTGTAATAGTTCTAGTAATTGGGACGGTTGCTTTTTCAAATTGGCGTTCTCAATTTATGGATTTACTATAG
- the fba gene encoding class II fructose-bisphosphate aldolase (catalyzes the reversible aldol condensation of dihydroxyacetonephosphate and glyceraldehyde 3-phosphate in the Calvin cycle, glycolysis, and/or gluconeogenesis) yields MALVPMRLLLEHAAENSYGIPAYNVNNMEQIISIMDAANEADSPVILQASRGARKYAGENFLRHLVLAAAESYPHLPIAMHQDHGNSPATCYSAIRNGFTSVMMDGSLEADAKTPASFEYNVNVTAEVVKVAHSVGASVEGELGCLGSLETGQGEAEDGHGFEGSLSKEQLLTDPDEAVEFVERTQVDALAVAIGTSHGAYKFTRKPTGEILAISRIEEINRRLPNVHLVMHGSSSVPQEWIDIINANGGKIPETYGVPVEEIQKGIKSGVRKVNIDTDNRLAITAAIREAAFKDPSNFDPRHFLKPSIEYMKKVCLRRYEAFGTAGNASKIKQVSLDDYAAKYAKGELSTSSKTTVSV; encoded by the coding sequence ATGGCGCTCGTCCCAATGCGTTTGCTTTTAGAACACGCTGCTGAAAATAGTTATGGTATTCCTGCGTATAACGTTAACAATATGGAGCAGATTATCTCCATTATGGATGCTGCTAACGAAGCTGACAGCCCTGTTATCTTACAAGCTTCTCGTGGCGCACGCAAATATGCAGGAGAAAATTTTCTGCGTCACCTAGTATTAGCCGCAGCAGAAAGCTATCCTCATCTTCCGATCGCAATGCACCAGGATCATGGAAATAGCCCTGCGACTTGCTACTCGGCAATTCGCAATGGTTTTACTAGCGTCATGATGGATGGCTCTTTAGAAGCAGATGCGAAAACTCCTGCTAGCTTTGAATATAACGTTAACGTAACAGCAGAAGTAGTTAAAGTAGCTCACTCTGTTGGTGCTAGTGTTGAAGGTGAACTTGGTTGTCTAGGTTCTCTAGAAACTGGTCAGGGTGAAGCAGAAGATGGTCATGGTTTTGAAGGTAGTCTTAGTAAAGAGCAACTATTGACTGACCCCGATGAAGCAGTTGAATTTGTCGAACGTACTCAAGTAGACGCTTTGGCTGTAGCGATTGGAACAAGCCACGGTGCTTACAAGTTTACTCGCAAACCTACTGGCGAAATTTTAGCTATTAGCAGAATTGAAGAAATTAACCGTCGTCTACCTAACGTTCACTTGGTAATGCACGGTTCATCTTCTGTACCCCAAGAGTGGATTGATATCATTAACGCCAACGGTGGTAAAATTCCTGAAACTTATGGTGTACCCGTAGAAGAAATTCAAAAAGGTATTAAGAGTGGTGTGCGTAAAGTTAACATCGATACTGACAACCGCTTGGCAATTACTGCTGCTATTCGCGAAGCGGCTTTTAAAGATCCTTCTAATTTTGACCCTCGCCACTTCCTCAAGCCTTCTATTGAATACATGAAAAAAGTATGTCTCAGACGTTATGAAGCTTTTGGCACTGCTGGTAACGCTAGCAAAATCAAGCAGGTTTCTCTAGACGATTATGCTGCTAAATACGCTAAAGGTGAATTGTCTACTAGCTCTAAAACAACTGTTTCTGTATAA
- a CDS encoding Crp/Fnr family transcriptional regulator, whose amino-acid sequence MQFSENSPEECSPTFTWQNIIDWGQIHYRDRIFRKDEQIPTRPQLIYLVNQGAVRLVSQSQNQAESQKLSRSPLTELGHPSRQNQPKGQRDRASRTSLRDETTETTRTVGHFSESEKLELDRLEESFLGFVGAEKPFEIVAQSSFSVNAYAHVDRTQVVWLYWQDLENWPNFRQQLYEAFRYQHQRKLLWLSALGQRKTIDRLTSFLTLLVEEYGIAQGQNCCLPYSLTHAQIGSAIGSTRVTVTRLMGKLRRQGIISIEEDNSICVNNIYLAGVNQSKK is encoded by the coding sequence ATGCAATTTTCCGAAAACTCGCCCGAGGAATGTAGCCCAACTTTTACCTGGCAAAATATTATTGACTGGGGGCAAATTCATTACCGCGATCGCATTTTTCGCAAAGATGAACAAATTCCTACGCGTCCTCAGCTAATTTATTTAGTCAATCAAGGAGCGGTACGCTTAGTAAGCCAGAGCCAAAATCAAGCCGAAAGTCAGAAATTATCTCGCTCCCCCCTGACGGAACTGGGCCATCCTAGCAGGCAGAATCAGCCTAAAGGACAGCGCGATCGCGCATCGCGTACTTCGCTACGAGATGAAACGACGGAAACGACACGAACCGTTGGTCATTTTAGCGAATCAGAAAAATTGGAATTAGATCGACTAGAGGAGTCATTTTTAGGTTTTGTCGGAGCAGAAAAGCCTTTTGAAATTGTCGCCCAATCTTCATTTAGCGTTAATGCCTATGCTCATGTTGATCGAACTCAGGTAGTTTGGCTATATTGGCAAGATTTGGAAAATTGGCCAAATTTTCGTCAACAGCTATACGAAGCTTTCCGCTATCAGCATCAAAGAAAGTTACTGTGGCTTAGTGCTTTAGGACAAAGAAAAACCATAGATCGCCTAACTAGCTTTCTGACTTTATTAGTAGAAGAATATGGTATTGCTCAGGGGCAAAATTGCTGTTTACCCTATAGTTTAACCCATGCCCAAATTGGCAGTGCGATCGGCTCTACCAGAGTTACTGTTACTAGACTAATGGGTAAGCTCCGTCGCCAGGGAATAATCTCGATCGAAGAGGATAACTCGATTTGCGTTAATAATATTTATCTGGCTGGGGTAAATCAATCAAAAAAATAG
- the msrP gene encoding protein-methionine-sulfoxide reductase catalytic subunit MsrP, whose translation MTLIRIPESWSISENQITPSRLYYSRRSFIKTLIGAGIGANLLPLAGCRSGIGKSASQTELEKSINLPEIDSFSQNSNFRKVGRPIADEKVAAQYNNFYEYGGTKRIWLDAQKLPTENWKVEVAGLVKNPRTYDLDDLKQKFPLEERIYRFRCVEAWSMVLPWIGFPMNALLQDVEPTTKAKYVSFTSFYDPEITTGPNFHLGGSLPWPYTEGLRIEEMANDLAFFAVGIYGHDLPKQHGAPLRMVTPWKYGFKGAKSIVKIEFLAEQPATYWNTLAPNEYKFEANVEPNVPHPRWSQATEKFISSGPGLSWEIKETLPYNGYGDYVANLYA comes from the coding sequence ATGACATTAATTCGTATTCCAGAATCGTGGTCAATATCAGAAAATCAGATTACTCCTTCCAGACTTTATTACAGTCGCCGTAGCTTTATTAAAACTCTGATTGGTGCAGGTATAGGTGCTAATTTATTACCTTTGGCTGGATGTCGTTCGGGAATAGGCAAATCTGCCTCACAGACGGAATTAGAAAAAAGTATTAATTTGCCAGAAATAGACTCATTTAGCCAAAATTCCAATTTTCGTAAGGTAGGTCGCCCTATTGCCGACGAAAAAGTTGCAGCCCAATACAACAATTTCTATGAGTATGGCGGTACGAAAAGAATTTGGTTAGACGCGCAGAAGTTACCTACAGAAAACTGGAAAGTGGAAGTTGCTGGGTTAGTAAAAAACCCCCGTACTTACGATCTAGACGATTTAAAACAAAAGTTTCCTTTAGAAGAGAGAATATATCGATTTCGCTGTGTAGAAGCTTGGTCAATGGTATTACCCTGGATCGGTTTTCCCATGAATGCCCTGCTGCAAGACGTTGAACCAACTACTAAGGCTAAATATGTTAGCTTTACCTCTTTTTACGACCCTGAAATTACTACAGGACCTAATTTTCATCTTGGTGGTTCACTACCTTGGCCTTACACTGAAGGATTAAGAATTGAAGAGATGGCTAACGATTTGGCTTTCTTCGCTGTAGGGATATACGGTCATGATTTGCCCAAGCAACATGGCGCACCTCTGCGGATGGTGACTCCTTGGAAATATGGTTTTAAGGGTGCAAAATCGATTGTCAAAATCGAATTCTTGGCAGAACAACCAGCTACCTATTGGAATACTCTCGCTCCCAATGAGTATAAGTTTGAAGCTAACGTTGAACCTAATGTACCTCATCCGAGATGGTCACAAGCTACAGAGAAGTTTATTAGTAGTGGCCCTGGCTTATCTTGGGAAATCAAGGAAACTTTGCCCTATAACGGTTATGGAGATTACGTAGCTAATTTGTACGCCTAA